A genomic stretch from Ureibacillus composti includes:
- a CDS encoding replication-associated recombination protein A, with the protein MQNEPLAFRMRPRNLDEVVGQQHIIGKETTLYKMIQNGHVPSMLLYGEPGIGKTSIAHAIAGNTKLPFFSLNATHAGKKDIEQIVGEARLVGKVILFLDEIHRFNKLQQDTLLPHVENGSIVLIGATTENPFHDVNPAIRSRCGEILQLKRHTIEDIKQLIRNALTDQERGLGKIDIEISDEQIEKIAIAANGDARKSLTLLESIYYASDEVDRKIIIKDHIIEHLSKRIGVYGDKGGSHFYNLLSALQKSVRGSDTNAALYYLAHLLENGDLIAVCRRLLVMAYEDIGLANPDVGAHVYAATESAKVLGLPEARIPLANAVIEMCLSSKSNSAYSALDSAIASIHEGKTGDIPSHLRDAHYEGAKVLGHVGYKYPHDTPIGTFGGWVDQQYLPDNLINVEFYKPVIAGDEKRMAAIYDRLKNFKSSK; encoded by the coding sequence ATGCAAAATGAGCCATTAGCTTTTCGAATGCGTCCTCGCAATTTAGATGAAGTCGTAGGACAACAGCATATCATAGGAAAAGAAACAACATTATATAAAATGATTCAAAATGGACACGTCCCATCAATGTTGTTATATGGGGAACCAGGTATAGGGAAAACTTCGATTGCCCACGCCATCGCAGGAAATACGAAGCTTCCATTCTTTTCACTTAATGCAACTCATGCAGGTAAGAAGGATATCGAGCAAATCGTTGGGGAAGCAAGACTTGTAGGAAAAGTTATTTTATTTTTAGATGAAATCCATCGGTTTAATAAATTACAGCAAGACACTTTGCTACCACATGTTGAGAATGGCTCTATTGTTTTAATTGGTGCAACGACAGAAAACCCTTTTCACGATGTGAACCCAGCCATCCGTTCAAGATGTGGTGAAATCCTACAATTAAAACGACATACCATCGAAGATATAAAACAGTTGATTAGAAACGCATTAACAGACCAAGAACGCGGACTTGGAAAAATAGACATTGAAATTTCGGACGAGCAAATTGAAAAAATAGCCATTGCCGCTAACGGTGATGCGAGAAAATCATTAACTCTACTTGAATCCATTTACTATGCTTCAGATGAAGTTGATAGAAAAATAATAATTAAAGATCATATCATCGAACATCTTTCAAAAAGAATCGGTGTTTACGGCGATAAAGGCGGATCACATTTTTATAACTTATTATCTGCTTTACAAAAATCAGTTCGCGGTAGTGATACAAATGCCGCGCTTTATTACTTAGCACATCTTCTTGAAAATGGAGATTTAATAGCAGTTTGCAGAAGGTTACTTGTAATGGCCTATGAGGATATTGGATTAGCAAATCCAGATGTGGGGGCACATGTATATGCTGCAACAGAATCTGCAAAGGTTCTTGGGCTACCTGAAGCAAGAATTCCACTTGCAAACGCTGTTATTGAGATGTGCTTATCGTCCAAATCCAATTCTGCATACAGTGCCTTAGACTCTGCAATTGCTTCGATTCACGAAGGGAAAACAGGCGATATTCCTTCACATCTACGAGACGCCCATTACGAAGGTGCAAAGGTACTTGGACACGTTGGATATAAGTATCCTCACGATACGCCAATTGGGACTTTTGGCGGTTGGGTAGATCAGCAGTATTTACCTGATAACTTAATTAATGTTGAATTCTATAAACCTGTGATTGCAGGAGATGAAAAGCGAATGGCTGCCATCTATGATAGACTGAAAAATTTTAAATCTTCCAAATAA
- a CDS encoding NupC/NupG family nucleoside CNT transporter, whose protein sequence is MNILWGIFGILVVVLIAILFSMNRKAINWRTIFGGLAIQLAFAFVVLKWEFGREVLMRISEGIQNLINYANEGITFVFGPLADTEATGFVFAIHVLTVIIFFSALISVLYYLGIMQIVIRILGGALSKLLGTSKVESVNSAANIFVGQTEAPLVIRPFLEKMTKSELFAVMTGGLASVSGSVLVGYSLLGVPLEYLIAASFMAAPAGLVMAKLMLPETEKVDESNFRLDKGSDSANVIDAAARGAGDGLKLAVNVGAMLLAFIALIALLNGILSGIGSIFGFEHITLEGILGYVFSPLAFAIGVPWQEAVTAGSYIGQKLVLNEFVAYSNFGPDIPNLSDKTVMIISFALCGFANLSSMAILIGGLGSMAPNRRPIIAKMAVRAVFAGTLASLLSAAIAGMFI, encoded by the coding sequence ATGAATATTTTGTGGGGAATTTTTGGTATTCTAGTTGTCGTTTTGATCGCAATTTTATTTTCAATGAATCGTAAAGCAATAAATTGGAGAACGATTTTTGGGGGATTAGCGATCCAATTAGCCTTTGCTTTTGTCGTTTTAAAATGGGAATTTGGACGAGAAGTTTTAATGAGAATTTCAGAAGGGATACAAAACTTAATTAATTATGCAAATGAAGGAATTACTTTTGTTTTTGGGCCTTTAGCAGACACAGAAGCAACTGGTTTTGTATTTGCCATTCATGTTTTAACCGTAATTATTTTCTTCTCGGCATTAATTTCTGTTCTTTATTATCTCGGTATTATGCAAATTGTGATTCGTATTCTTGGAGGGGCTTTATCTAAATTATTAGGAACGAGTAAGGTGGAATCTGTAAACTCAGCTGCAAATATATTTGTTGGTCAGACAGAAGCTCCATTAGTAATTCGACCATTCTTAGAAAAAATGACGAAATCAGAACTATTTGCAGTAATGACTGGGGGGTTAGCTTCAGTTTCTGGTTCAGTATTAGTTGGATACTCATTATTGGGGGTTCCGTTAGAATATTTAATTGCTGCTAGTTTTATGGCAGCGCCAGCCGGATTAGTTATGGCAAAGTTAATGTTACCTGAAACAGAAAAAGTGGATGAATCAAACTTTAGATTAGACAAGGGGTCAGACTCTGCTAATGTCATTGATGCTGCAGCTCGTGGTGCGGGAGATGGCTTGAAATTAGCTGTGAATGTAGGAGCTATGTTATTGGCATTTATCGCATTAATTGCTCTTCTTAACGGGATTTTAAGTGGTATTGGTTCCATTTTTGGTTTTGAACATATTACATTAGAGGGTATACTTGGATATGTCTTTTCACCATTAGCCTTTGCAATTGGGGTACCTTGGCAAGAAGCCGTTACGGCAGGTTCCTACATTGGGCAAAAGCTAGTTTTAAATGAATTTGTTGCGTATTCAAATTTTGGGCCAGATATTCCAAATTTATCGGATAAGACAGTGATGATCATTAGTTTCGCATTATGTGGTTTTGCAAATTTAAGTTCAATGGCTATACTGATTGGTGGTCTGGGATCAATGGCACCAAACCGTCGTCCAATTATAGCGAAAATGGCAGTAAGAGCAGTATTTGCTGGGACACTTGCTTCTTTATTAAGTGCAGCAATTGCAGGAATGTTTATATAA
- a CDS encoding Rrf2 family transcriptional regulator — protein sequence MKISTKGRYGLTIMIELAKHYGEGPIPLRQIAAEKELSEAYLEQLVSPLRIAGLVKSVRGAYGGYLLALPPSKISAADVIKTLEGPIQPVEGIENEESPQRELWIRIRDAVKNVLETTTIDDLAKHKDDNDYDGYMFYI from the coding sequence ATGAAAATTTCTACAAAAGGTCGTTATGGATTAACAATTATGATAGAACTTGCAAAGCATTATGGAGAGGGACCGATTCCTCTGCGTCAAATTGCTGCTGAGAAAGAGCTTTCTGAAGCATATCTAGAGCAATTAGTTTCTCCATTAAGAATTGCAGGTCTAGTAAAAAGTGTGCGTGGGGCATATGGAGGATATTTGTTAGCACTTCCACCTTCAAAAATCTCCGCAGCTGATGTTATTAAAACGTTGGAGGGACCAATTCAACCAGTTGAAGGTATTGAAAATGAAGAATCTCCCCAAAGAGAATTATGGATTCGGATCCGTGATGCCGTTAAAAATGTTCTTGAGACAACGACAATTGATGACTTAGCAAAACATAAGGACGATAATGATTACGATGGTTATATGTTCTATATTTAA
- the mnmA gene encoding tRNA 2-thiouridine(34) synthase MnmA, protein MVETRDPSQIRVVVGMSGGVDSSVAAYLLKKQGYDVIGIFMKNWDDTDEFGVCTATEDYDDVIKVCNQIGIPYYAVNFEKQYWDKVFSYFLEEYKAGRTPNPDVMCNKEIKFKAFLEHALKLGADYLATGHYARVEERDGEVVMLRGVDNNKDQTYFLNQLSQEQLKHVMFPIGNIEKKEVRKIAEEAGLATAKKKDSTGICFIGERNFKEFLSQYLPAQPGKMETFDGKVMGQHDGLMYYTIGQRHGLGIGGEGEPWFVLGKDLERNVLYVGQGFHHESLYSTSLTAVKMGFTTNKPKEKVFNCTAKFRYRQEDTPVEVELLEDGRAHITFAEPVRAITPGQAVVLYNGDECLGGGTIDEVFKDSEKLTYVG, encoded by the coding sequence ATGGTAGAAACAAGAGACCCATCACAAATTCGTGTTGTAGTTGGAATGTCAGGAGGGGTCGATTCGTCTGTTGCTGCCTATTTATTAAAGAAACAAGGCTATGACGTAATCGGTATTTTTATGAAAAACTGGGACGATACCGATGAATTTGGTGTATGTACGGCAACAGAAGATTACGATGATGTAATTAAAGTATGTAATCAAATCGGGATTCCTTATTATGCGGTAAATTTTGAAAAACAATATTGGGATAAAGTATTTTCTTATTTCCTAGAAGAATATAAAGCAGGGCGTACCCCAAACCCAGACGTCATGTGTAATAAAGAGATTAAATTTAAAGCATTTCTTGAACATGCACTTAAATTAGGGGCAGATTATTTAGCAACGGGACATTATGCACGAGTTGAAGAACGCGATGGAGAAGTAGTCATGTTGCGTGGGGTAGATAATAATAAAGACCAAACGTATTTTTTAAACCAACTTTCACAAGAACAGTTGAAGCATGTAATGTTTCCTATAGGAAATATCGAAAAGAAAGAAGTTAGAAAAATTGCTGAAGAAGCTGGTCTTGCTACAGCAAAGAAAAAAGATTCTACAGGTATTTGCTTTATTGGCGAACGAAACTTTAAAGAATTTTTAAGCCAGTATTTACCTGCGCAACCAGGAAAAATGGAAACATTTGATGGAAAAGTGATGGGGCAACATGATGGCTTAATGTATTACACAATTGGTCAACGTCATGGTCTTGGCATTGGTGGCGAGGGCGAGCCATGGTTTGTTCTAGGGAAAGATTTAGAGAGAAATGTCCTTTATGTTGGACAAGGTTTCCACCATGAATCTTTATATTCAACTTCATTAACTGCGGTAAAAATGGGCTTTACAACTAATAAACCAAAAGAAAAAGTTTTTAATTGTACTGCAAAATTCCGTTACCGCCAAGAAGATACTCCGGTAGAGGTGGAACTGCTAGAGGACGGTCGTGCACATATTACCTTTGCAGAACCAGTTCGTGCCATCACACCTGGCCAAGCCGTTGTTTTATATAATGGCGACGAATGCTTAGGTGGCGGAACAATTGATGAAGTTTTCAAAGATAGTGAAAAGTTAACATACGTTGGATAG
- a CDS encoding cysteine desulfurase family protein, with amino-acid sequence MESIYLDHAATSPMHPDVIVEIHKAMESVYGNPSSIHTAGRAARKVLDNARSTLAKAIGAKDNEIILTSGGTEADNTAIFGTAYANRSKGKHIITTQIEHHAVLNACEKLGKEGFEVTYLQVDRTGRISVDEFKKALRDDTILVTLMYGNNEVGTTQPIAEIGQLLKEHQAVFHTDAVQAFGIEKLNVDELNVDLLSVSSHKLNGPKGIGFLYQRTGIPLAATFYGGSQEKKRRAGTENVPAAVGFAKAVEIAQNGLQEKQKTYQRYREIFIDVLKSEQLSFEVNGHESYFLPHVLNISFKGMEVESFLVNLDIEGVFASSGSACTAGSIDPSHVLVAMFGAGTEELRNSIRFSFGIGLTEEMIKAAAIKTAKIVKRLAN; translated from the coding sequence ATGGAATCCATCTATTTAGATCATGCTGCCACGTCGCCAATGCATCCGGATGTAATCGTTGAGATTCATAAGGCAATGGAGTCAGTATATGGTAATCCTTCAAGTATCCATACAGCTGGACGTGCAGCACGTAAAGTTTTAGATAACGCTCGTTCCACATTAGCTAAAGCAATCGGTGCAAAAGATAATGAAATTATTCTAACAAGTGGTGGTACTGAAGCTGACAATACAGCGATTTTTGGGACAGCATATGCTAATCGTTCAAAGGGCAAACATATTATTACAACACAAATTGAACATCATGCAGTACTGAATGCTTGTGAAAAGCTTGGAAAAGAGGGCTTTGAAGTTACTTATTTACAAGTTGATCGAACAGGTCGGATTTCAGTTGATGAGTTTAAGAAAGCACTACGTGATGATACAATCCTAGTGACGCTTATGTACGGAAATAATGAGGTAGGGACAACTCAACCAATTGCAGAGATTGGACAATTATTAAAAGAACATCAAGCAGTCTTCCATACTGATGCAGTTCAAGCATTCGGTATTGAAAAACTAAATGTCGATGAACTAAACGTCGACTTATTGAGTGTTTCAAGCCATAAATTAAACGGTCCTAAAGGAATTGGTTTTTTATATCAGCGAACTGGAATACCTTTAGCAGCTACTTTTTATGGAGGATCCCAAGAAAAAAAACGCCGAGCAGGGACTGAAAATGTACCAGCAGCAGTCGGATTTGCTAAGGCTGTTGAAATTGCACAAAACGGACTTCAAGAAAAACAAAAAACGTATCAGCGTTATCGTGAAATTTTTATAGATGTTCTAAAAAGTGAACAGCTCTCCTTTGAAGTAAACGGTCATGAATCGTACTTCTTACCACATGTACTAAATATTAGTTTTAAAGGTATGGAAGTTGAATCGTTTTTAGTAAATCTAGATATTGAAGGAGTCTTTGCTTCAAGCGGGTCAGCTTGTACAGCTGGTTCAATAGATCCTTCACATGTACTTGTTGCCATGTTTGGAGCAGGTACTGAAGAGTTGCGTAATTCAATTCGCTTTAGTTTCGGAATCGGATTAACAGAAGAAATGATTAAAGCAGCAGCTATAAAAACAGCAAAAATAGTTAAAAGACTTGCGAATTAA
- a CDS encoding tetratricopeptide repeat protein yields the protein MDFNEIGIKAFQEKRYEDAAKAFTEAIENNPDEAIGYINFGNLLAVMNDEERAERFFQKAITIDETAATAYYGLANLYYNAERFIEAAKLYQKSIDHGIEGADAYYMLAKSFEREEKVKLALPYMQRAAELAPDDLQIRLSYGILLCSLEMFDLAKVELEYVLEKDEKNADAHYNLGVLYAVSTEQSDQALHHLKEAYTLQPEFTQAKYIYDMVSQRFN from the coding sequence ATGGATTTTAACGAAATCGGGATCAAAGCATTTCAGGAAAAACGATATGAAGATGCAGCAAAAGCATTTACTGAAGCAATTGAAAATAACCCTGATGAAGCAATAGGGTATATCAATTTTGGAAACTTACTGGCAGTAATGAATGATGAAGAGAGAGCAGAACGCTTTTTCCAAAAAGCAATCACAATTGATGAGACTGCAGCTACAGCATATTATGGTCTAGCAAATTTATACTATAATGCGGAACGTTTTATTGAAGCGGCAAAATTGTATCAAAAGTCTATTGACCATGGTATTGAAGGCGCTGATGCTTACTATATGTTAGCAAAATCATTTGAACGAGAAGAAAAAGTTAAGCTTGCGTTACCATATATGCAACGTGCTGCTGAGCTAGCGCCAGATGACTTGCAAATTCGTTTATCGTATGGAATTTTACTTTGTTCTTTAGAAATGTTTGATCTTGCGAAAGTAGAATTAGAATATGTCTTAGAAAAAGACGAGAAGAATGCAGATGCCCATTATAATTTAGGTGTGTTATATGCTGTTTCTACAGAGCAAAGTGATCAAGCGCTACATCATTTAAAAGAAGCTTATACGTTACAACCTGAATTTACACAAGCGAAGTACATTTATGATATGGTAAGTCAAAGATTTAACTAA